aaaaagtataattgTAATTTGGAGCGTGTGAGGGAGGGGTCGGAGTGAGTGGACTCGGAGAGGTGGGAGGGGGAAAGGATAGGTTATGGTTGTTGGACAGTGaggtagggatggcaatgggtagggtttgggtcgggtagtatactacccatccccaaatccgaacttaataccctatacccaaatcctacccgatacccaatcgggtaagaaaagagatacccatccccatacccaacgggttctgggatacccgtgggtaacccagtttcccatatccaatccatacccgccccatacccaatccatacccatccattctataccaaaaaaaaagtaaaataattttatgcatattatcaatcaaaaataaaattatcaattatatatacatacatacatacatacgcacatacacacttctaacacacacacatacatgcatacatatacatacatacatatatataattatatatatatagagagagagagaaagagagagagatcatatatatgtgtgtgtatttgtgtgtgtatatatatatatatatatatatatatatatatatatatatatatacacacatacatatatacatatccgaatatatatatatatatatatatatatatatatgtgtgtgtgtatatgtatatgtatatatatatatatatatatatatatatgtgtgtgtatatgtatatgtatatgtatatgtatatgtatatatatattcggatatgtatatatgcatgtgtgtgtgtatatatatatatatatatatatatatatatatatatatatatatatatatatatatatatatatatattcggatatgggttcggatattacccatatccataggttcgggtcgggttcgggtagaaaatagcactacccataccctacccatatccgtactatagttttcgggttttacccaaatccgaatccaaacccagtcaaaccctatttttcgggtttgaccgggttcgagtagggtgtatacccatcgggtcgggttaattttgccatccctacagTGAGGCAATGGTCGGGAATTTCCTCTTCTCCGTTGGATGCCGGATGGCGGGTATGGGGAAGGGCACCCTACCGCCAGAGAAAAGGATTGGCTGTTTGGCCCGAACAGACTTGCATCTTGGGTGCAGGTCACGTGGAAATATTTGAGTGCGGACTGAGGCCTGGTTGAATTAACGCGTTTTCGATCTGAGTCAAGCCAGACCTGAATCTTGAGACCAGCTTGGATatgatccaaaaataaaaaattaaaaattaagaaataaagAAAGGGATGGACTTTCCAATGAGTTCTAGAATCTTCGTCTAAAAATTTTGTAATTTGTTCAATTTCGCTCAAGCTAGAGCTTTCCAAATCTGAATCTAAGTCCAAGTAATAGCAAAACTAGGTTGATTAGTGGAGGTCCGGCCTATTAAATTTTGTTCAAATTCCAAATTCAACTCGTCTAAGGCAAATGttagatgatttttaattttctaatcaagggTTCATCGAAAGTTATATTTCTCGTATCCTGTGTTCGATCAAGCAAAATTATTTGCATTTTGTCAAGTCAAATTTTTTGTTTCAATAATTGAAGATTTAAGAAACAAATTTAAATCTACCGTCTACGATGACCATCCATTAATTTTCTGACAAGGTAGGTAGGTGGAGGATACATGCAGCTCACAGACAGCCGAGGGTGATGGTTCAGTCAATCAAGGGGTTATCAAATCAATGGTTTCAGgctcgatatttttttttttgtaaatatttttcaATTAGGAATTTATTTGGATAGAGTTTTGGTTCACTACGAGGTGAGTCCGAGGGGAAGCTGGCCGGAGTTTTGATAAGTTTAGACCGAGAGAAGGCTGTGGCGTTGGGTACCAAATACGTTGCATGTCCATCACTCCAATTTCGCGATTGGAACTTTCCCGTGTGTCGCACGTGAGGGGTATAAGATGATCTCGTATCGGAACCGGGTCCGAGTGTCGCCGACTCTCTCCAAGAAAGTTCCGAAAGCGGCCATCAACAGTGAACGATGAGGCGATCCGCGGAGGCCAttgcatctcttcttcttcttctcctctcatGCCACCTTCCATCCGTCCTCGCAGGTGCCGCCAGGTGCTCTCTTCTCTATCCATCCAtcgctcttccttctcttccttccttGGGAACCCTAAGATAGCCTCTCTCTTGTTACCCTTTATGgagttttatttataattttcacAGCCTTGGTGATGGGTACACGATTGCTGGTCGCGTGAAGTTAGAAGGTCGGCTTCCCTAACTTTGTTTCATGGGTTTTACTTATTAATTTGCGTTCTGTCAATTCTTGATGAGAGAGAGACCTAAGCGACACGGATTGATGATACATAATATCATGTCACCGCGGGAATTAAACGTGTTACAACGTTGTAATTTGGTGCGAAAATTGACTTGTGATCGACAACGTTTGCCAATTGTTGTCTCTGAAATATTCGTGTTTGCTGCTTGCTTGAGTTCGGATTCTGGGTAATGTTCATTGGGGTTACGCAAATTCCATCTCTTGGTATATTGTCGATTATTAACCATCAAGTTGGGGTAAAAAGTTTGAATCTTGGCTGGAGTTTATGTAGGAGACTAGGGTTAGGACGCCATTCACTAATTCCTTGTTGATGGACTTGAttctttatggacgcattctcatCGTAGATCTGTACGTGGAAAGCTAGTTTGTAAGCTGCGTTGTGTGTTATCAGCTGTATCAGAACGCCACACGTAAGTTTTGATGGGTCATGGTCTTCTTCTTggtctcattattttttttttctttttaatttagtaaactaGGAAGCAGTAATggggagatttcttcctttaatAAAAAAGGGAGTTTGTGGTCAGCAGATTAGCCACTGTTTAAGTTCAAGAATTATGTTCCTTGATGGCCATTCGTTGTGAGGTTCATAAATGTATTTTCTCTTCAGCTCAATGTATTCGTAGTTTTTTGTTCTGGCCTTAGAAACCGAAATTGATTGTTTGTATATCTTGTCACAACTGCTACCCGATTGTGGTAGGGATGCAATTTATTGCCTGGAATATTCCAGGTTATGTGTATGGTAGTCTGAAAGTTTCTGAGGATAGATTATCTCATTGCATACCAGCTTGATTGTGTAACTGAGTTTCGTGCCAATGATCTTGTGCTTTTAGACGTTGCACATCAATTTGATGATTCTTGCATCACATCCTTTTCTTTCTTGGGCTTAGTAAACCCTTCAGTTTATCCCTGAATTATCTGCTTGCTTGTTCCAACATGCTGAAggcatctctttcttcaaattgcTTGGATGCCTGTTTCGTCTCTGTTTTGTGGACATATATATGAAGCAACAAATGACAGCATTGTTATCAAATTGATAGGCAAGAAAAACTCTATTACAAAAATGAAAGACTTAACTAAATTGATTtcatatgaaattaaaaatatatgatgGATTTTAGAGATGATTTGGAACTATCATTTGTTTGCCACATATGCCTATGAGGTCTAATGGAGATCCTTTTCAGACAACTGTGTTGGAGAGTATGTGGGTATAAAGAGGGCCAAGACAGAAAAGATGGGTTTTGCATAAGTTAGGATGATAAAGTGGATGCAAGGTAAGGATATGTGCTAGTATATGGGAGGTAGTTTAGCAGTTGCAGTTTAGAGTGAGATGATTACAGGTACTTGCTGTGACTGTGAGTGACACAGGGGATCTTTTGGAGTAGTGCGAGAAGAGGCTTCGGCCAAAAGGCATTAGGTGATCAAAGTACACGATGGTCCAACATGAAGTATAAATTAAGGAAACTTACTACTATTCTAGCAGCTCCATTTTTGGTTAAGGAGAAAACCATAAGAACACTAAGGCAAGGCATACTGATGCAGGCTTAGATTGGTTAATTGATTTGGAGTTGCTATTCCCTTAGGTGGTTATAGCAATATGCTTAGTTCTTCATTGAAGTGTCCTTAATTTGGAGTTGTCTAAATGATGACAATGACACTATAAATTTCTAAATTCACAGAAATTGGAAAATCTGAGTGTGAAATACTGAATCAATCTATagagaaatttatttttaccctcaaGATCATAAATGAGATGAAATCATCATGTAAAACACCTTTTTATTAACCAGCCTTTGAGAAGGTGCGATTTGGTTCCCAATCTAGGACTTTTTCAGGGGAATAATGCATGCAAAGCCAGGACGGTAAAGTCAAGATAAGTATCTGAAACATACTCTATACGGAGCACCAGTTTGCTTGCAATAACTTGTAATAAGCCATAACTGGTTCATTTTTTGCTGTTGAACAAAGCTATGCATAGTATGAATAAGGTTCTTAGTTGGCATTCGATGCACATATCAAAAGATCATGTTATAGTTTACTATGATTCATAATATGTTTGATCATGACCTAATTAGTAACCATAGTCAGATAATGCAGCCTTCTGCATGTCAAAACTTATTCCAGTACCTTGCTAAAACCAGATAATTTTTTTCCTATGTCCTTCAACAATCAACCATGTTATGTGTTGTTTTATTACTGAATTGGCTGTTGATGTTAACCATGAAACAACCCTATACTGAACAACCACCAATAAAGATTGAGTTAGCTTAGACAATATATCATATAAACATTTAATAGATATTTGTCTTGTCTCTTGTCATGCAGTATGGCCAATATATTTGTTTATGGACTCCAAAAACATATTGGCTCATGTTAATTGATCTGCATTTTCGTTCTAGTATGAATATTAattttgtattaaaattttttgtgctGGAAGTTATTCCCATGGATTTTATTCATAGCCTTTTTTGACAGGTTCAGGTAAGACAACCATAGGTTTTGTTCCTCCTATGAAAAATTCGAATGCAAAAGTGATACTTAATGGTGGTCAGAGGGTCACTTTTCTTAGAGAAGATGGCTATTTTTCATTGTATCCTATTTTTGCTATCTTTTAAtgcttttaatttcataaaataagcTCCGTAAAGTCTTTGCTTCATTTCTATAATTTTGATCTTCATATGCAAGTCTTTATTTCATTTAGTACTTTTTCTTCATATTGCATGAAGTTGAAAGCTTTTCTAATAAAATATGCATGGCTTGCTTGTATTTTCTTGGCACATAAGTGATAAATGGAAGTTAGTGTGAAGTAATAGGTTTGATTCATGACCATGTCCTAATCAGAAATGATATGAAGGAAATTTGTGGTAAAAGGCAATTGcgacaattaaaaaaaaaatgaacttgGGTATAAAAGAAATAGATGTCAAGACTAAAATGTTTAGTGAAACTAGAGGAACTTGTCTTAGATCAAATCATTGTGTTCATTAGGTCATTAATCCAAATATGTATAGTTTACAAAAATGTATACTAAAATGCTATGTCATCACAGGTGGTTGCATAAGTACAAAGTACAAACTGTTCACTTGAGTATTGGTATATGGTGTTCATTGCATTAGCTTGCTTCaaattatacacacacacacacacacacacacacacacacatatatatatatatattccttttTTACAAGTTAACATGTTATGCTATTTTGAAATAGGTTCTAAAACAAGTGTGAaatgttttctttttttaattttctgtATGTTCACTTAATTACTTTTGATTATCCTCTTACTTTTTCTACTTGTATGAACCTTAtttagtttttgatatatctagaatgcCATGCGCATATGCACTCACATACTGCATACAGTGTATGTGATAGCCCCAGCTAGTCATGTACTATGGCCacttttgagaaattttggttgcACGAAAGCCAGCATTTAAATATCAGAATATAATTCTAAACCAGAAACTTACACACTTGCAAAATGCTGATAGTTAATGGTTTCTTATATTAATTTTCATGGAAAGTTAGCATGTTCAAATGTTAAAAGGTACCGAACATGTAAAGAAATATGGAGTTGCTTGTGCTATTCCAATGCAAAATCAAATGTCGCAGAACAATATCATTTGCAATATGCTTTCGATTGCCATGTTTAATGAAAATTTTAGGCTTGATCTGGAAAAAGATTTATAAGAAGGCATCTATCATTTGTTCGGAACGGTCTCTCTTGTCTTGCCAAGGCTTtgtaattctttgacccatatactTAAGCCACAATGTGCCAGCTGGGACTCATCTCATTGAAATATCCGCAATGGGCTATTTCTTTTCACCGGTAAtgttcttctctttttgttgCTGCATCTGAATTGTTAAAAACCAAGGGCAGATTTCCCATTTTTGTTTTACGCTCAGGTTCGCATTGATATTAGTGCCAGAAATCCTGGTAAGATCCAGGCAGCACTGACAGAGAATAGGAGGGTTCTGCAGGAGCTAGTTTTGGAGCCTTTAAGAGAAGAGCAGTATTATGAGGTAGGAAAAGTCCGTTTCAAATCTATGCTATGCTACTCTCATCTCTTATTAATTTCTTTTAACGTCTTGCTGCTTTTATCATCATTTTGCAGATGAGGGAACCATTTTCCCTAATGTCTCTATTGAAGAGTCCTATGGGTTTAATGGTGGGTTTTATGGTGATAGTTGTGTTCCTCATGCCGAAATTGATGGAAAATATGGGTAAATATGCTACTAGTACAATATGCTGCATTACAATTTCCTAATCCCAACGAATGATGCATTGGCTTTTAACGCATGATCTGATTTCATTTCTGTTATTCACTGGTATGTGAATTTTCTTGGGTTGTTTACAGATCCAGAAGAAATAAGAAGAGCCCAGGAGGAGATGGGGGCGCAAGGTGTTCCTTCCCTCTCCAGCTTGTTGCCTGGAAGGAGCAACTAAATTGCAGAATTCTGTATTGACTCAAACAAGGTTGTGTTGGTGATTTTGCTCCGTGAATGCTTTGGAAGAAGCGGTAAAGCTTGGGAGACAAATGTTTCCATCAAAATGGAAGCTTTGATGCTTGTTTTTGTTCGTGTAGCATAATTAATGTCGGTGACTCTATGCCATTTGCCCAATGAAGATGATcagaatctaatatatatatatatgtgtgtgtgtgtgtgtgtgtgttaaaaCGGAGGGTTCTGGACCAATTCCTTGGGACTTTCTTTGTTTTGGAAGAGAATATGAGATTTTAAGAGAGAGATAGGGAGAGGGAAAACGGAGGGGGAAGGTGGTTTTCATCCTTTTGTTTTAGAATTGGGGTTGAGACAGAGGAGGGAAGGCCtccatgcaccaggtgcaattggaccgcaCAAATCTGTGAATAACGTGCCACGCGACCCTTTGTATTTCATCCGATTGTGCACATATGCTCCAGGATTTGCTTGGTTCGCTTGCACCCGGTGCAGCAATAATTTCTCCAAAGGGAAGGGAGGGGATTGCTGAGGGTCGGATGGTCTACGTGGCCAcgtgatataaaaaaaattacagttttttaattaatttaattatttttaaaatatataaaataaataaattaattaaatattatttaaaaaattatatttcatgAGGGCTTCGAGCTAGTGATACATTATAACAGATTCATCATAACCAAACATAGATTGCAAAGTCTGGAAACTTGAGAGGTTCACTTCCATTATAAACTGATTCTTAAAGTAAAAGTGATTTCTTCATCAAATATTGTTGTTATTCAGCTAATTGCTGCACATAGTTTTGATTGATCATTTGCAATCCTTTGAGCGCATGCAACCaggaaaggatttttttttttttgcggttCTCATTTTTGAGTCTGATGATGAGGAAAGAAATAGAGTATTGATGCTAGAATCTAAAATGCTAATCAGCAGTCCAGTGCATATGGATGGACCAGGATTTGCATGTTAATTCCTTAAGCACTGATCATTGTCCCTGGTTGTTGCCACCAGCCATTAGTTAGTTTTTCCTTTTTCTATGGTGGACCATTATTTTTGCGTTTTTTAAGCCTGTGTAATGACATAATGGCCGTTATGATAGTTTTTTGGAACCTCTATTTTATCAAACATATGGCTAAAACCCTAAACCATAATGAAATGGTTCTATGGTCATCTGCAGCTCAAACCTCActaacctttcttcttcttcttcttttctccttgtgGGGGGACAATACAAAAGTCACTATAGCGGTTCTGTAAGTTGAACCTAAGAATTGCAAGCAGCTCTATTTCTCTGAAGGAGGGATTTTATTCTCCTCAACATTAcgtgtatttatttatttcatcTGTAACTTGATCTCTATTCCTAATCTTATTATGAGTTTGAAACCATCTCTTTATTGCCCTAGGTAACCGGTGCCGATCTGTGCTGATTTAACTACCTTGGAGTCAAATCAGAGAGCCCAAGCTACTTTGGATGGCATTGTTAAGCAAAAACATTGGAAGTTCATTCATGTTGTTTTCCCCATCCTTATTCTTCCTTTTATCTGTGCTGTTTGTTAATGTTCAAATAGTTGAGGAGTACATTAAAATAGACACCTCAATATTAAACTAGGACTACAAGACATGAGGTTATAGTGTTGTAACAATTGTCATTCTTGTCTTCTTAATTGGCAAATGACGCATCTCACTGGCTTGAACTGAAAATTAAATGCCAAAACTACGCTGATTGCCTGCTTCGATTTATCTCTCCATGATGATGACATGGAGAATATGCAAAATTTTATCTTAAGGAAGGCTCAATCAAATATTACAAAATTTATCTGTCAATCCCAATAAGAGGCATATCTATGCTGGAATAGCCCTTTAATGGACAACATGTTAATAGTGAGATAATGAGGTTGGAATGAAACACATCTAGCAGGATAGTAGGAACTCAACACTGATCTGTCCGGTAATGAGGTCATTCAGGAGAATAGGATGTTCCCTGATcccagaaaaaaaattaaatttctcgAACTCTTacttcaaagttttgaaattatTGAAGGAACTCAAATTGAACAATTGCCGGATAACGAATTCAATTGCATTTCCCTCAAGGCTTTGAAAGATGGAGGCATGTCCAATTCGCAAGAAACATAAAATACTTGTTCCATCTGACAAAATCTTCAGAGAGAAACTTATTGAAAGGATAATGTTCCTTCTATAAAGGACGCCAATTAGGAGGCTAACCGCGAAAAGATATGGACATCAGGTGTCCAGGTCGGCCAAATCAAAAGTTCTAGAGACAGCCTTGCACCAGCAATCGGACCTTTTCTGCCTCTTGGACGCATCCAATTGGGGTTGGAAAATGGTAGCCTTTGCATTGTCACCAAATGCAAATATCTGTTCTTCCGACCAAATCCCAACAGCTAGTCCAGCTGCATATCCTGCACCGAGAGCCGTTGTTTCTATGTTCCCAGGCCTCACAACTGCACTACCCAAAAGATCAGCCTGCAAGCAACAAACACAAATTATTATTATATCAGCTTTCAGTGTTTAATAAATCCTTGGTTTCCCCTCTTGTTAaatcaaaaggaaaagaaaaaaactttccatgtttttttttttcctttttccttttttgacCTCATGACAAGTGAATGAAGTATGCTATGCCCTCAAGAGAAAATACCAAGTAAAGCTAAAAAGTCAAGTTAGAAATCTAAACATAGTAGCAAAAATGATTTATGAGAATATAAGATATGAGATTATgggtgcaaaaaaaaaaacaagtgctTTTTGCCTCTGCTCTCTGACGTGTCACGGTTTTGGATGATGTTAACCTGAATGACATACAAAAGAGCATGATTAGAAAATTTCAAGAAGTTAATTATCCTAAAATAAGTGCTCTGATTGACATACAAAAGGAGGGGTCTCCGGTTTGGGTCGGTCCAGGCGACACCACTTCAGACATACAAAAGGAGGGCCTCATAAGGAAATTTCAAGTAGTTAATTGTCCTAAACTAAGTACTACATGAATTTTTCTACACATATATGATAAGGAACTTAGTTAATGCAAAAAGAAAGGAAATATGCAATTCACAATGAACATATAGTGCTGGATCTTAAGATATAAGATCATGTAGGAATTTGCCGCAGGACAgaatcaaagaaagaaagaaaaattaaattactagattcTGGCAAATCACCAAGAATATAGTTGTGCCGACCTCTTTTACCTTTTCCTTGGGATGGAAAAGAAGACTCCTACTCTTAAAGATTAGCGTAAATATTTCCTCCCAAACAAATATCAGAAGAAATATTTGAGGGTAAATCTTGGGGAGACCTGTGCAGGAAAAGGTCTCTAAAAGTCCATAACATAATACagaatatgccaaaaaaaaaaaaaaaaaaatcaagctcaTTTTGTTTATGTTGTATTTGGTATGAAATTATATCATTCAGAggtatttaaatttttagtttgCTAGCTTATGTAGCCTGCAGATAACAATCACTAGGAATCACAAAGCGATGATGTATGAATTTTCGGATTCTGATGATTACTGATATTTTTCCCCTTTCTGATGGATATGCGGCATAATGACATCTTTCATGATATATTTTGTCAGATATGAAAAAGGCCACTGTGTATAAGGAAAAATAGTTCTCAACAGGGAAACTTTTATCAATAATTTGAGATAACAAGTGAATTAATCAGTAAAAAGGTCAATATGGTTTAGATAACACAAGCAGGCTTCAAaagtttgagaacacatgaaaaggaTGAGACAATTTGAACAGCTAAGAACATCTGGAGTGCCAAAGTGGCTGTCTGATCTAGATCATTGGCCCTCAAGACCATCTCTGCAAAAAATGGAAAATGTGGAAGAAAACAAACCTGATCATGGTTACAGTTCCAGGATGTGTCATGGTTACAGCCACTGTGTACAAGGAAAAATAGTTCTCAACAGGGAAACTTTTATCAATAATTTGAGATAACAAGTGAATTAATCAGTAAAAAGGTCAATATGGTTTAGATAACACAAGCAGGCTTCAAaagtttgagaacacatgaaaaggaTGAGACAATTTGAACAGCTAAGAACATCTGGAGTGCCAAAGTGGCTGTCTGATCTAGATCATTGGCCCTCAATACCATCTCCGCAAAAAATGGAAAATGTGGAAGAAAACAAACCTGATCATGGTTACAGTTCCAGGATGTGGTGTAAATTTCATCTATAAAAGACTTCCCTATTCCCCAGTCTCAACAACCATGGCATAAACTGGCAATTCAGCACACATCTATGCAAACGCCAGAAGGAAAACCGTATATTACCTGGGTCTGCATCAGAAGATTATTGGCACTGGCACCACCATCGACCCGAAGCAAGAATAACCCATCTTTGCTTTCTACTCCATTGTCCGCAGCATCCTTGCACATAGATTTAATCACATCATTCACCTGAAAACATATGCTTTCCAGCACCGCCCGAGCAATGTGTCCCTTGTTAGTGAATCTGGTCATCCCTATGCACACCCCCCTTGCATCATCACGCCACCATGGCGCAAACAACCCGTTGAACGCCGGCACAAAATACACTCCGCCGGAATTCTCGACAAGCTCTGCCAACTCTTCAACCTCTGCTGCATGCTCAATGATCCCAAGGCCATCTCTCAGCCACTGGACCGCAGCACCTGCGATGGCAATAGACCCTTCCACTGCGTAGTTCGTCGGTGCACCAGGGCCTAGCTTGTATGCAATCGTGCTGAGTAGTCCATGGTGTGATCTGATAATATCCTTTCCAGTATTAATAAGAATGAATGCACCAGTGCCGTAGGTGCTCTTGCCTTCGCCATGCTGACACAACTGGCCTAGCATTGCAGCATGCTGATCACCAAGGCATCCGGCAATGGGCACCCCGGAAAGTGGCCATCCATGGGCAACCACACCGACGATCTCCGAGTTGCTAACAATCTTCGGCAATATCTCAGATGGTATGCCTAAGGTCTCCAGTGTGGACTCATCCCAGTCCAAAGTCTTCAGGTTCATGAGCATTGTCCTGGATGCGTTCGAGCAATCGGTGACATGCAATCCATAGACCCTGTGCTGTACCTCGTCCACTGCACCGACATCTCCGCCGCAGCCTCCTGTGAGGTTCCAGATCAACCATGTGTCGATGGTGCCGAACAGCGCATCCCCGGCTTGAACTGCTAGCTTCACGGCTTCGACTGTTTCCATCAGCCACAGGAGCTTGGTAGCACTGAAGCAGGTGCTGATGGGCAGACCACATGTATCAAGAAAATGGTTTTTCCCACCTGGAAGCTCACTCTCCAATCTCCTGCATCAACAAAAGGATCCAAGACATGGGATTTGATTATCTAAACTTGAAATTTTTTCCTCGAATCTGCTATATTAGTGAAAGAAGCAGTAACACGTCTGTTGTTTATCTACATTAAAAATCCATTTATTTTTACCCACTCCTATCTCCTTTGTAGGGATATACTGACTGACCCCTCTCCACCGACTTACTCTTGGATctgtccgaccgacgcccgactctgccgaccgacgactccgacgaTGGGTGCCAACAATGGCTACCGACAGTGCCCAGTcgaaggtatgtcggccgaacagGCCCATACCATTCCCGACCGCCCAAGCAGCCGAGctcaaatcaccgactcactgtcggcggtggcagccgacgtccgactttcgcaaggcgccagatcagccgacggtgtctccggatCACCACCCAACATCCAGGCAGTCAaacaccgacatatagtcggccagtccacccaaacgccgtacgactgttatgggcagttgtcctgtcaaggacatgcggcatggccgtcttggggcattgtcctgccaaggacacggATTGGTCCCAATGGTTTGAtagcccccgacgatttgacaactcctcagttgtctgcaccattaatgatgggaccataccgcattccacTATAAAAACGGGGTAGGGCAACAGTATTGGGGGGTTTCGAAGTTCTAAGCCCTAAGTTGGCTCTCTGAAGCGCCTCAAAGCTCTTGAGCTCTTTCGCTCtcccgctgagcccctgattttccactgttgcctaatctcctctctgacttgaccgtcggagggtccccgctggaggcatctccggtctgtgTGGACtcttcttgcaggtgcgcgacgcCGACGATCGAGCGATGGGGGGGATTGGTCGCAACAGATTTGGCACGCCAGGAAGGGGTTTACTCGACAGAGGCAAGCCAGCAAGctccacagagcttgaaaaaCCTCTCGAAATGACGAAAATcaaagctcagcgatcgagagctaccgggtcggcgaggcgctcttcccatcagaaagaggcccctccttcaccttccatggcgaagcccagctctccgcatccggtgGTAACTACGGAGGCACAAATCACGGCGATCGTGCGGTAAATGACCGTTCTGACAGATGcggtcaaaaatctccaacaGCAAC
Above is a genomic segment from Elaeis guineensis isolate ETL-2024a chromosome 1, EG11, whole genome shotgun sequence containing:
- the LOC105039059 gene encoding ER membrane protein complex subunit 7 homolog, which encodes MRRSAEAIASLLLLLLSCHLPSVLAGAASLGDGYTIAGRVKLEGSGKTTIGFVPPMKNSNAKVILNGGQRVTFLREDGYFSFHNVPAGTHLIEISAMGYFFSPVRIDISARNPGKIQAALTENRRVLQELVLEPLREEQYYEMREPFSLMSLLKSPMGLMVGFMVIVVFLMPKLMENMDPEEIRRAQEEMGAQGVPSLSSLLPGRSN
- the LOC105037686 gene encoding glycerol kinase isoform X1, translated to MAEEKENEEVYVGSIDQGTSSTRFVIYDREANPIASHQVEFTQFYPEAGWVEQDPMEILESVKMCTAKALDKATADGYNVDRGLKAIGIANQRETTVVWSKSSGLPLHNAIVWMDARTSSVCRRLESELPGGKNHFLDTCGLPISTCFSATKLLWLMETVEAVKLAVQAGDALFGTIDTWLIWNLTGGCGGDVGAVDEVQHRVYGLHVTDCSNASRTMLMNLKTLDWDESTLETLGIPSEILPKIVSNSEIVGVVAHGWPLSGVPIAGCLGDQHAAMLGQLCQHGEGKSTYGTGAFILINTGKDIIRSHHGLLSTIAYKLGPGAPTNYAVEGSIAIAGAAVQWLRDGLGIIEHAAEVEELAELVENSGGVYFVPAFNGLFAPWWRDDARGVCIGMTRFTNKGHIARAVLESICFQVNDVIKSMCKDAADNGVESKDGLFLLRVDGGASANNLLMQTQADLLGSAVVRPGNIETTALGAGYAAGLAVGIWSEEQIFAFGDNAKATIFQPQLDASKRQKRSDCWCKAVSRTFDLADLDT
- the LOC105037686 gene encoding glycerol kinase isoform X2, translated to MAEEKENEEVYVGSIDQGTSSTRFVIYDREANPIASHQVEFTQFYPEAGWVEQDPMEILESVKMCTAKALDKATADGYNVDRGLKAIGIANQRETTVVWSKSSGLPLHNAIVWMDARTSSVCRRLESELPGGKNHFLDTCGLPISTCFSATKLLWLMETVEAVKLAVQAGDALFGTIDTWLIWNLTGGCGGDVGAVDEVQHRVYGLHVTDCSNASRTMLMNLKTLDWDESTLETLGIPSEILPKIVSNSEIVGVVAHGWPLSGVPIAGCLGDQHAAMLGQLCQHGEGKSTYGTGAFILINTGKDIIRSHHGLLSTIAYKLGPGAPTNYAVEGSIAIAGAAVQWLRDGLGIIEHAAEVEELAELVENSGGVYFVPAFNGLFAPWWRDDARGVCIGMTRFTNKGHIARAVLESICFQVNDVIKSMCKDAADNGVESKDGLFLLRVDGGASANNLLMQTQVNIIQNRDTSESRGKKHLFFFLHP